TAAATAATATTTTGCTTGTCCTTCAGGATACATGCATCAGGAGACAAGTTAAGGTCATGGCGTCGTATTATAAGGTTTTTGTTAGCCAACACACTATTCGTGGGCCATGTCATTGTACTGCTGAAATGTGTGATACAGAAAACCTGTTTCAAACAACTCAAATCTCaaattaataattaacattTTTTGTCTTATTCCAACTAATCAGTGGCTTCAAGAAACTTGATGAGAATTAATAGTGTCCCTCACCTCACATTCCTCGCTCTCATTCTCTATTTAAACAACCCCTTCTGTTGCAACTTCCCCCACAACATTCTACAAGCAAGTCCAGGCCAAATTGCATTGTAAGCACaagaaataaagaaaaggaGAGAGCTAGCTATATAACTTCCAACCATGTCTGGCCAGAGAAGCTCAAGAGCTTTAAAGTTTGCAGAGGAAGAGATTAATGATCTTGTGTCAAGGTTGCAACTACTGCTTCCCCAGCTGAACCAAAGAAGCAACTCAAGGGTaattaataacaattaacaattaAGTAGCTAGGAAGTGATTATTCTTGAACTTCATCTTTGTGCATTAATTCTCTGCATAATTACATTGCTCTTAAGGGTTTTCTATATCACTTATCAAGGTAGCTTTACCCCATCATAGGTTATTGATGTTTAAGAAGATAAGTATTAGCAATTTTTTATCATAGATATTTAAGATAAATGGGATAGAAGTtttatagttttttatttttatttttgataaaTAATTCTATTAATCCATCACTAAATACTATCATGAGGGATTTTGACAACCCTTGCTTTTAATTGTTGATTCCCTTGAGCAATTCTAGCATGGATCTTGATAAAAGTGTTTGGTTCATTAATTATGTTTTAACAACTAACATATAATACATATTATAGTTTAAAATTCATTTGTAGAAAAAATTATCTTACCTTATAAATtagatttttcttaatttacaGTAGACACGCAGAGCcttttttaattaagaaaattttaattaaatattcaaaagaacctttaaggCTATTTTACTGTCTTAATTTGTCTGTTGTGCTTTTTTAGTGCaactttatatttaattttcaaaGCCTATGACTTTTTTAGTGCaactttatatttaattttccaGCCTTTGACATCACTTATATGAAATTGTACACATGAAACAAAACTTTTGTGTCTTTCCTATATTACATCACAAATTGTAAGTAATGACGATAATTAGCTTACACTAAACTTGTGACTCGGAccattaattttttgaaaagccAATTGTCGCTCGGATCATGAATGTGTTTATTTTGGTAAGCCGGATCATGAATGTTATATATATGACCACAAATTGCATGAATCATGTCATGGCTCCAAAATATTCCAAAAATTATTATTGGAAAATAACTATAATCTTTGAAACCTACTACTTCTGTCACTTTATATCAAATAAAGTTCATCATTTCTCACGCATATGCTTTCATCTACTTGTcatatgaaaaattaattttgggcATAAGATGTGGTGATGTTACAACTTTACTTTGGGCATAAAATACAAATTTGTGGTTGTTGCCATAACATGGATAGTGGGAACTTTGTTAATTTCTATCATATATATGAGGAAAAGAGTTTGATTATGGGTGTTTCCAATCTTAGTTTGGGTCATTCGCTAATTTGAGGTATAGGAATCTATCGATGTCATTTTAGAGTTTATGGGTAATTTTGCTAATGTATCTTTAAATACTCTGTAAGAGAGAGATGTTCTCAAGTGTAATCATATATTGGAATAaaacttatttttattgttaAAAAAAGTTGTTGCATCACACAAAATCTGAGATTTTAACGAAAATACGTTTGAGTAAAACTTTAGCAAAAAGACCCTAAATATTAATTCTCAATGTAATTTGTTTACTATGTAACAAGAAATTTGAGTAAGTTAAAATCGTTTTTCTTCTAATTATTTCGCCTAATaaataacattaaaaacaaCCTAGACTAAATGAAATGTTAGCAATAAAAACAAGATTCTCAAATGAAAACAGTTCTATATatgatgttttatttttatgacaAGCACGTACTTCTATGGTGTGAACTATGTTTGAAACTAATCCATTTATAAATTCTAGTTTTTACAATTAATATTAGTACAGATTATTCACAACATACTCATTGTGTTCTAAAATAATTTTGCGTGAGATATATCATTTTTAACTTGTAAAGAAAACCCACTGTATAAACCAAATTTTAACATGATGCACTCTAGAGTCTAGAATTACCAAATTCTCAAACCCTACGTGCTTCAATAATAAAGATGGATCTTGAGCTGACAAGAAGAATTTATGTCTTGATGCAGCAATCTGCGTCCAAGATCTTGCAGGAAACCTGCTGTCACATTAGGAAGCTGCAGAAAGAGGTGGAAGACCTCAGCGAGAGGTTGACAGAGCTGATGAATTCTGTGGATGTCAGTGATATCGACAGAAGAACTTTACAAAACTTTTTGTCACTATAATTTGATTTACTCTTACTCCAAATTAGTACTCAATAATGTTTGTCATTCACTTTAAGTTAAATAAATATCTTTCAAAAATTCTTGAACTAATTAAATATTAGTCATTTAATTTTTGTCCCTGTATGTAAAATAATTGGAGGCTCAGTCTTATGTCATATCTTTCTCTGATTTTTGAATAGTTTGTGCCTATTGCTTATACTCTGATATATATGCATGGTGCATTCCCTCAGAGTGTCATGGATGGGTGTCATGGATGGGGCTCCATCATAAATAGTACCAATCATAATATACCGACGTCTTCTTGTTGAAAATGATTGGATCCGGTTCCGTCCATATAATGCATGAAATGAAACCATTGAGTGtgcttagatttttttttataagctaaatAGAATCAATGTGGAGCATAAGGAGTGCCCACACCCATTATAAAGATTCAAGGAGAGAAGAGTAGAGAAAAAACAAGGAGAAAGGAACAATACATATCAGAAAAAAAGCATAAACTTAATTAACACCTCTTCAACAAGGTGTCATAAGTTCCAATACTGTTCCGGGAACCCTGACCGGGGACGGTCAGGGGACCTTGGATAGGGCCGGACCCACCAAAAGTTCCAGATAAGGGGCCGTTTGGGGGAAGCCGAGAACCCCCTACTCCCGAGCCCCACCACTAAGGGTGAGGACAAGGAACCCGGGGCCCACTacataggggttgacctaggccaactacCCTAGGAATAGGTTGGCTGGTGCAGGTCCGTAGGGCCCCCCagaccgttggatcactgttcctctGCAGGGGATCCAACGGTGATCCATGCCCTCatgtacgagccatgcatgacgttgcatggctccaaccctagtCCTGCCTCTCCTATATAAAGGGAACACTCCTTCTATCTAAAGGTAACGTATTCTTCCCAACTTCACCATTCTTACAACTTCCCTCACTAACTTCAGcatcggagtgtcttgcaggagcccctcccgggaccttGCCTACTGGAGCATCTTCAACCCGTCCAGATCCCTCCTCTCCTACCCCTTGTCAACGGGTAGCTTGGTCTCTCCCAGAtcaattggcgccgtctgtggggatctggTAAAACTCTTCCCAGCACCGCGTGCCGTCGCCTCAAGTCACCAACTAGCAAGCTATGGTAGAGACACGTCAGACTTCACGCCGTCCTGTTCCAACCCCTGAAGGCCATGTGGAGACTGTCAACGAAACTACCGATCGCAGAACCCCCCCTCCTCCACTACACCCTCCTCCCCCGACTCCTCAACCACAGCCCCCTCGCTCGCCGGAACCTGCGGCCATTACCCCACATGCGGCCCATGAGGCACTCTACCGCTTGGAAGCTCGCATCCGGGCAATGGAAGAGGACAATGGGACGGGGCGAGAGCAGCCCATAGTTTGAGGATTCGGGACGCTCAAGAGGAGATTCACATGCTCCGAGCTCGCCTGCGACAACTTGAAGAGCAGGAAACTCAATCGCGCCCCCCGCTCGCGTTTTCCCAGGAAGAGGAGACGAACGGGGGCCCGATCCCACCCCCTTACTACCGGGAAGCACGCCACCGGGCGCCCGCGGCCGAGCGGGTGGCCAGCCATACACCACGGAGACGCTACTCTCCCCGCCGGAGCCCATCCAGGCGCCGGAGCCCAACTCCGACTCGGGATAGGACGTACAACCGCCCCAGGTCCAACAACGCGCTTGTCACCTACCCAGCGCCGATCGGAGGTCCTCTATCCTCGGAGATCATGGCGTTCCCTTTCCCTCAGGGGTGGGCACGGCCCAAAGTGAAACTCTACGAGGGAGACTCCGACCCACAGGAACACGTGAACTTCTTCGTGGGCGCGATGCAGTATGCTGGGGCCAGCGACCCTTTATACTGCCGATGCTTCCCCATGAGCCTGGGAAAAGGACCCATGAACTGGTTCCAGAATTTACCGAGCAACTCCTTGCACGACTGGAACGGGGTCGTGACCTGCTTTTTAGCCCAGTACTCCTCGGTGCGCAGCATACCGAAGACCGCGCAGACTCTAGCTTTGGTTAAGCAAAAAGAGAAAGAATCTCTGAAAGCATTTCTCAATCGGTTCAACAAAGAGGCCGGCGATATCACCGGTCTCCTCCCCGACACCAGATTGGTCCTGGCTACTGCAGCCCTTGCACCGGGACCGTTCCTGACCTCGCTGGACGGCAAGCCAGCCAACACTCTAGAGGAATTTCTTGCTCGAGCAGAGAAATTCATAAATATGGAAGATGCCGCGACCCTAAGAGCCGCGAGTCAGACGCTAGCAATCAAAGGACCGCAGAAGATGAAGGAACATAAGGACCAGCCTTCGACCCGGGAGTCCCGACGGAAGGGTCAGGACGAACGGAAGCCGAAACGAAAGAAATATGATAGTTATACcccactgaactcctccctctcACGTATCCTGAGGGAGAAAGCCTCCACCGACCTCCGAGACCGCCCACCCCCACTCCTGACAAGGGGGGACAAGCTAGATTCCAAGAGATTCTGTGAGTTCCACGACAGCCCGGGCCACAACACTGACGAGTGCCTGAACCTCAAGGACAAGGTGGAGGGACTGATCAGAGCAGGGAGACTGTCCAAGTATGTAGCTGTGTCAACGGGGGCCCTCCCGCGCCCGCGCTCGCCACCCCCGAGGCGGACACCGACCCCCCCGAGGCACCGAGACCGGACTCCTCCCAAGCGCCGATCGGCAGAACGACGAGACAGAACTCCACCGCGTCGCCGGAGTCCCGAGCGTCGCGGACGAAGCCGAGAACGGAGAAGAAGCCCCGACCGCCACGGCCGGGATGAAGTCAGAAGACAACATGGAAGCCATTTAGTCGACGTCGGTTCAATAGCAGGAGGATGGGCCGCAGGCGGGCCCACCAACAACAGCCGGAAGAGGAGTACTCGCGTCATCATGTCCGCGGCTGGACGGCCCCGGCCAGGGTCCCTCCACCCCCCAAGGCAGAAGGTGGCCATAACCTTCATGGAGGACGATTACGGCGAGGACACCGGCGAAGAAGACGACCCTATCGTCATTGAAGCCTTGATCGGCAACGGTAAGATCCGAAGGACACTCATCGATACAGGTAGTTCtgctgacattatgttttatgatgcTTACAAGAGCTTAGGACTATCTGTGAAGGATCTGCTCCCCTACGACCATGATTTGGTCGGGTTCACAGGGGACAGAGTCCTACCCTTAGGATATTTTGATACTTGCCTTTCCTTGGGAGATTACAGAATTTGCAGGACTATAAAAGCCCGCTTTCTGGTGGTGGAGTGTCCGACGGCGTACAACGCCATTCTTGGCAGGCCAAGCCTCAACACTTTCAGGGCAATCATATCCACCCACCACCTGATGCTGAAGTACCCCTGGGCAGGAAGGGCGGTACCAGTACGCGGCAATCTAGAAATGGCGAGGAGCTGCTACAACTCCAGCTGCAGGCTGGCCAGGgaggaaaggaagaagaagaagtccaAAGTGCACGACCAACAGAACAACTTTCACGTTCAACACACCAGTTTCATGACCGACCTTGACCCCCGCGTGGACCAGTCTAGAGACGACCAACGCCTCAAACCCGACGGGGAGTACCACCCCATCCAGGTCGGTCCCCTTCCAGAGAACACTACCAACATAGCTCGGGGCCTTCCCCGAGACCTCTGCAAACGAATGGAAAATTTGCTACTTTCCAATGGGAAGCTGTTTGCCTGGTCGTCAGCCGACATGCCCGGCATTGACCCCGCCTTCTGTAGCCACAGACTTTCCGTCGACCGGAAGTTCAAACCAGTTGCTCAGAAGAAGAGGCAGATGAGCTTTGAGAAGCAGCAGGTTATCCAGCAACAGACCACAGAGTTGCTTCAGGCCGGAATCATTCGGGAGGTCAAGTACACGACCTGGCTCTCCAATGTGGTCTCAGTCAAGAACTCAAATGGGAAGTGGCGCATGTGCGTCGACTACACGGACCTCAACAAGGCTTGCCCCAAGGACCCGTTTCCCCTACCGAGCATTGATGCGCTGGTCGACAATTCCTCGGGATACGAATACCTCTCTCTTATGGATGCctattcaggctacaaccagaTTCCCATGCATAGGGACGATGAAGAGAAAACTGCCTTCATCACCGACCGAGGCACCTACTGTTACACGATGCTGCCCTTCGGCCTCAAGAACGCAGTGGCGACCTACCAACGGATGATGACCCGAATCTTCGGGGACCTAATGGGGAAATCGGTCGAAgtctacattgatgatattataGTCAAGACCCCAAAGGGAGGGGACCACGCGGCAGACCTCGCAGTCGTTTTCGAGCAGTTAAAGAAGCAcaacatgcgcctcaacccCGACAAGTGTACTTTTGGCGTTCGAAGCGGGAAGTTTCTGGGGTACATGCTCACCAACCGCGGCATTGAGTTGAACCCTGACAAATGTCAGGCAATCATGAATATGAAGAGCCCGCGCACAGTCAAGGAAGTTCAACAGCTGGCCGGGCGCATGGCCGCGATCGGCCGCTTTTTGCCAAAAGCTGCTCTCCGGGCCCTGCCTCTTTACACCTTCCTGAAGAAGGGAGCGACTTTTGAGCGGTCGGCGGAGGCCGACGCTGCTTTCACTCAGCTGAAGGAGACCCTGTCCTCCCCCCTATTCTGACTAGCCCAAAACCAGGGGAGACACTATACCTATACCTGGCCGTGCAGGAGAAAGCAGTTAGCTCTGTCCTAATCAGAGAAGAGGAAGGAAGGCAGCTACCAGTCTATTTTGTCAGCCGTTCATTGAAGGGTGCGGAGCTCAGATATAAGATGCTGGAAAAGGTGGCACTGACCCTACTAACCACGGCGCGACGCCTAAGGAGGTACTTTCAAGCTCATCGCATTGTGGTGCGAACCGATCAGCCGGTCCGACAGGTCCTTCATAAGCCTGATCTAGCCGGTCGGATGGTAAGCTGGTCCATCGAGCTCTCCGAGCATGACATCCGCTACGAGCCCAGGAGAGCCATTAAAGCACAAGTCCTAGCGGATTTCTTGGTCGAGCTCACAGATGAGGAAGAGCCCCCTGCCGAGACCACCTGGGTGGTCAACGTGGATGGCTCGAGCAACAAGGAAGGTGGCGGGGCTGGGATCGTATTGCAAAGTAGCACCGGGATGGTGGTCGAACAATCCCTCCGCTTTAACTTCCCAACTACAAACAACCAGGCCGAGTATGAGGCCTGCATTGCGGGACTTGTCACAGCCCGAGACCTGGGAGCTAAGGAGATACTTGTCTGCTGCGATTCACTTCTAGTCGTCTCACAAGCAAACGGTGAAGCTCAAGCAAAAGATCTCATCCTGGAGCAGTACTTGGCCCATTTGAAACGACTGGCTTCAACCTTCAACAAAGTGGAATTCCGCCACGTCCCCAGAGCCCAGAATGATCGCGCAGATACCCTGGCCAAACTGGCCAGCACGGGAAAGCCTGGCCTGAATGGAACGGTTATCCAGGGGACCCTAGCCCTCCCCTACGTAGCCGACCCCGATCGTCCAGTAGGACAAGTTATGATGCCGATCGGTACTGAAGACGATTGGAGGACCCCGATCATCAAGTATCTCAGATCAGGATGGCTGCCCGAGGAGAAAGCCGAAGCCAAGAAGTTGGTACGACGCGCCTCCTGGTACACCATCGTTAATGATGATCTCTTCAAGCGGGGATTCTCCACCCCCCTTCTGAAGTGCTTGGCTAAGGACAGAGCAGCCTACGTCCTAGCAGAAATCCACGAAGGCAGTTGCGGCCACCATCCGGGTGGGCGTTCCCTTGCCCGAAAGGTACTCAGAGCCGGCTATTACTGGCCCACCCTAGAGAAAGACGCCGCGGAGCATGTTAAGCAATGTGACCCCTGCCAGAGGCACGCCGATCTGCACAACGCTCCCCCTGCCCGTCTTTCCTCTCTGGTCAGTCCTTGGCCCTTCCACCAGTGGGGCATGGATTTATTGGGCCCGTTCGACACTGCACCCGGCCAACTCAAGTACTTGGTAGTAGCAGTGGATTACTACACCAAGTGGATCGAAGCCGAGCCACTAGCAACAATCACCACAGCTCGAGTGCAACGCTTCTTTTACAAGAACGTTATAAGTAGGTTCGGAGTCCCCGGGGTCCTGGTCACAGACAATGGAACCCAGTTTACCTCTAAACGGTTTAGGGACCTCTTGGACAGGCTACACATCAAGCAGCGATTCACTTCTGTCGAACACCCCCAGACGAACGGGCAGGCAGAGTCGGCCAACAGGGTCATTCTCCGAGGCCTCCGGAAGAGATTGGGGAGTGCCAAGGGCGACTGGGCCGAGCAGCTCGATCACGTCCTGTGGGCATACCGCACCACTCCGCACTCGACTACGGGGGAGAGCCCTTACCGCCTTACCTTTGGCACAGAAGCTGTGATTCCGGCTGAAATAGGAGAACCGAGCGCTCGGACAGCGGGTTTCGACCCCAACCAGAACGATCAACTCATAGGGGAAGACCTCGACCTCCTAGCTGAAAGGAGAGCGGTAGCCAACTGCAGAGAGCTAATCGCAAAGCAGCAGGCAGCCATCCGCTACAACAAGAAAGCAGTTCTCCGCTCCTTTACCACAGGGGACTTGGTCCTCCGGAAGGCCAGCGTCGGGGCACGATCAACCGAGCGGGGAAAGCTAGCAgccaactgggaaggcccttataGAGTGGTCGAAGCAACTGGCACGGGAGCATACAAGCTGGAAACCCTCGCAGGAAAAGAGATCCCTCGCACCTGGAACGCAACCAACCTGAGAAGATACTATAGTTAAGCCGCGACCGACCAAGCACCCGCTATCTGTCCAAGTGTTTTCTTTTACTTTAATCTTTTGTAATCAAGGGTACACACCCATCTCGTCCAAGCTGTAGACGACTAGAGCCACGAGCTCCAAGCGCAGAAATGAAGCAGTTTTTATGTTGAATTTGAATTATTCGAACTAGCAATATATACAACCGCATCGACAAACTATctaagacccaccgggcacgaaattatcaaagacccatagggcaccaAGACCCGCCGGGCACCAAATAATAAAAGACCCATCGGGcacaaaataataaaagacCCATCGGGCACCAAATAATAaaagacccatagggcaccaAGACCCGTCGGGCACAAAGTAATAAAAGACCCATAGGGCACAAAGACCCACCGGGAGCGTAACCATTAAAGTACCCTGTTCGGGGAACCGAGTAGAGAAGTAATAACACtacttgaaattcaaaatagcaAACGGACAAGTTCTTACAAATACGATGAAGAATAGGAACAACACGTCTTTACAAACACATAACGAAAATTAAGACGAGAAAAACCACAAGTTTATACAAACGCAGGACGGTCATTAAACACATCAAATTACAATAAAAAGACAGGGACTTCAAGGAGCTGGCTCGGCTGGGAAGGTCGGAGTAAACTGCTTCTGGTCGTCCAGAGTCCCGATCTTTCCCCCCAACACAACCTTACGATAGTGAAGAGGGCCCACATCCAGTCCCGGATGGACCACCTCAAGCTGAGCCAAAGCATTGTCAAAAGAAGCCTTATGAATCTCCTTCAGATTCGACCTCAGCTTCTTCCTCTCAGCCCCCAGATCGGCAACCTTCTTCTTAAGCTCGGCATTGCTTGCTTTCAAGGCCTCCATCTCCTTAACTTCACTCTCTCGAGCAGCCTTCTCGTCTTTCAGGGCCTGCTCGGCTTTCTCTGCCTGGGAGCGCAACCAATCGTTATCCTTCTCACTCAGCTCCAACTTCTCCGCAAACTTCTTGGCCGCGGCCGTCACCTCGTGAACCTCCCCTTGTAACTTCGCTTTAGCGGAGGTCAACTCTTGAACCGATTTCTTGGAGTCAGCCAACTCTTTGTCCGCCTTAGCGAACTTATCCTCGGCGGCGTCCAACTGCTCGTTGACTTCTTCCACGTCGAGCACCGGCCCCTGCTGAACATGACGAATGATGGAGGCAGTCTGAAGCACTGCTTTCAAAGCAAAGTTCAAGAGATTGTAGGGTTCCTTTGTGTTCAGGAACGACTGGTCGAGCTCATTATACACCAAATCATCGATTTGGTTGTTGTGCTCGTCCGTGTCCACCGCATCTCGACCCCAAACAGAAATTGGCTCCGAGGGACCCACCTGAGCAATCGGAGTCGCTCGTTCAGGAGAA
This is a stretch of genomic DNA from Lotus japonicus ecotype B-129 chromosome 1, LjGifu_v1.2. It encodes these proteins:
- the LOC130719566 gene encoding uncharacterized protein LOC130719566 codes for the protein MAFPFPQGWARPKVKLYEGDSDPQEHVNFFVGAMQYAGASDPLYCRCFPMSLGKGPMNWFQNLPSNSLHDWNGVVTCFLAQYSSVRSIPKTAQTLALVKQKEKESLKAFLNRFNKEAGDITGLLPDTRLVLATAALAPGPFLTSLDGKPANTLEEFLARAEKFINMEDAATLRAASQTLAIKGPQKMKEHKDQPSTRESRRKGQDERKPKRKKYDSYTPLNSSLSRILREKASTDLRDRPPPLLTRGDKLDSKRFCEFHDSPGHNTDECLNLKDKVEGLIRAGRLSKYVAVSTGALPRPRSPPPRRTPTPPRHRDRTPPKRRSAERRDRTPPRRRSPERRGRSRERRRSPDRHGRDEVRRQHGSHLVDVGSIAGGWAAGGPTNNSRKRSTRVIMSAAGRPRPGSLHPPRQKVAITFMEDDYGEDTGEEDDPIVIEALIGNGKIRRTLIDTGSSADIMFYDAYKSLGLSVKDLLPYDHDLVGFTGDRVLPLGYFDTCLSLGDYRICRTIKARFLVVECPTAYNAILGRPSLNTFRAIISTHHLMLKYPWAGRAVPVRGNLEMARSCYNSSCRLAREERKKKKSKVHDQQNNFHVQHTSFMTDLDPRVDQSRDDQRLKPDGEYHPIQVGPLPENTTNIARGLPRDLCKRMENLLLSNGKLFAWSSADMPGIDPAFCSHRLSVDRKFKPVAQKKRQMSFEKQQVIQQQTTELLQAGIIREVKYTTWLSNVVSVKNSNGKWRMCVDYTDLNKACPKDPFPLPSIDALVDNSSGYEYLSLMDAYSGYNQIPMHRDDEEKTAFITDRGTYCYTMLPFGLKNAVATYQRMMTRIFGDLMGKSVEVYIDDIIVKTPKGGDHAADLAVVFEQLKKHNMRLNPDKCTFGVRSGKFLGYMLTNRGIELNPDKCQAIMNMKSPRTVKEVQQLAGRMAAIGRFLPKAALRALPLYTFLKKGATFERSAEADAAFTQLKETLSSPLF